One genomic segment of Actinoplanes ianthinogenes includes these proteins:
- a CDS encoding transglycosylase domain-containing protein: MATAAAVLMFWGAAGVGAAEAYVESVPVPAAAAQPQASVLYYRDGTTILARVGATDHSDVPLSAISPALRQAVLLAEDRDFYDHAGVSVRGVARAVVADVSGKREGASTITQQYARNAFLSQRVTVDRKMQELALAINLERQYGKDEILARYLNTIYYGRGAYGIAAAANAYFGVTPDRLDFAQSAVLAAVIKDPWGYDPDHDPAAARRRWNWIFATARDAGLIDPATVTYPTIRPAGSAIGGPIGLVVDQVERELAGHGITSQQLHTQGLRVITTLDRTAQQAAVGSVRARLHGQPAELQAALVALDPATGGVRAYYGGEHGSGYFDNAAAMHPAASTFKSIVLAAALGRGIAYQSRWDGSSPRLFPDRGVPLRNHGNLQCPECTLHHAMVDSLNTPFYAVTAQIGPNRVRDTAVRLGIPERYDGHKSMVDVKGDPAPGKTRGDIALGRYPVLPGDLATVYATLAGNGVRHQRHFVESVGGADGSGYTTPDVATAAIDPKIAADVTTVLKSVVKEHGITPGRPAAGKTGTQQYLDTLDNQDAWMAGYTPELASVVWIGRAKPGPLRDARNKRIEGDTMPSYIWRDFTRSALAGTPATPLPEPAHVGRTDAGDFGKSGHDVKNPDSVTELHAAAAGYQPVVHTEHGGKRLALTFDDGPSADTPAVLDLLAQYHVKATFCVVGENVTWYPQLVRRIVAEGHRLCNHSMHHDDLGIVSEATSRADIAEADAAIAEAAPGATVTYYRAPYGDFGPSAKAGGKAGHTPLGWVVDPDDWLLPGAGVIASRIKQQLTPRAVVLVHDGGGDRKQTVEALRTLIPQLLGEGWKFDQPETTVAAKPLPGASTPAASASPSASASPSGSPSVSASASPSVAPSASASSSPAPSGSVSASVGSRGVGRLRGLRDVDSRLTLSRRGGTGSSQRRFPGADALQCANRSIEEGPWPNCHPSNDIRRNRRHQQHPRRRRNCWSCRRPPRSRRWSGRGRTGSRPGRSRCRSPRAPAVTHCSCRWSRWRRHRPWPQPRRPPGVLRPPRPQHLLGPECLPGARRRPGARRRPRPCPPPRPWRPLRP; the protein is encoded by the coding sequence GTGGCCACCGCCGCCGCCGTGCTGATGTTCTGGGGCGCCGCGGGTGTCGGCGCCGCTGAGGCGTACGTGGAATCCGTGCCGGTGCCCGCCGCCGCGGCCCAGCCGCAGGCGTCGGTCCTGTACTACCGGGACGGCACGACGATCCTGGCCCGGGTCGGCGCCACCGACCACAGCGACGTGCCGCTGTCGGCGATCTCGCCGGCCCTGCGCCAGGCCGTGCTGCTCGCCGAGGACCGCGACTTCTACGACCACGCGGGGGTGTCGGTCCGCGGCGTGGCCCGCGCGGTGGTGGCCGACGTGAGCGGCAAGCGCGAGGGCGCCTCCACGATCACCCAGCAGTACGCCCGGAACGCGTTCCTGAGCCAGCGGGTCACCGTCGACCGGAAGATGCAGGAGCTGGCGCTCGCCATCAACCTGGAGCGGCAGTACGGCAAGGACGAGATCCTCGCGCGCTACCTCAACACGATCTACTACGGTCGCGGCGCGTACGGGATCGCCGCCGCCGCGAACGCCTACTTCGGGGTGACCCCGGACCGATTGGACTTCGCCCAGAGCGCGGTGCTCGCCGCGGTCATCAAGGACCCGTGGGGCTACGACCCGGACCACGACCCGGCGGCCGCCCGGCGGCGCTGGAACTGGATCTTCGCGACCGCGCGGGACGCCGGCCTGATCGATCCGGCCACGGTGACGTACCCGACCATCCGGCCGGCCGGATCGGCGATCGGCGGCCCGATCGGGCTGGTCGTCGACCAGGTGGAGCGGGAGCTGGCCGGGCACGGCATCACCTCGCAGCAGCTGCACACCCAGGGCCTGCGGGTGATCACCACCCTCGACCGGACGGCACAGCAGGCCGCGGTCGGCTCGGTGCGGGCGCGGCTGCACGGGCAGCCGGCCGAGCTGCAGGCCGCCCTGGTCGCGCTCGACCCGGCGACCGGCGGGGTGCGTGCCTACTACGGCGGGGAGCACGGCAGCGGGTACTTCGACAACGCCGCGGCGATGCACCCGGCGGCCTCGACGTTCAAGTCGATCGTGCTGGCCGCGGCGCTGGGCCGGGGGATCGCCTACCAGTCGCGCTGGGACGGCAGCTCACCGCGGCTGTTCCCGGACCGGGGCGTGCCGCTGCGCAACCACGGCAACCTCCAATGCCCCGAGTGCACGCTGCACCACGCGATGGTCGACTCGCTGAACACCCCGTTCTACGCGGTGACCGCGCAGATCGGGCCGAACCGGGTGCGGGACACGGCCGTCCGGCTCGGCATCCCGGAGCGGTACGACGGCCACAAGTCGATGGTGGACGTGAAGGGGGATCCGGCGCCGGGGAAGACCCGCGGCGACATCGCGCTGGGCCGGTACCCGGTCCTGCCCGGCGATCTGGCGACCGTGTACGCGACGCTGGCCGGCAACGGTGTCCGCCACCAGCGGCACTTCGTGGAGTCGGTGGGCGGCGCGGACGGGTCCGGGTACACCACCCCGGACGTCGCGACTGCCGCGATCGACCCGAAGATCGCCGCGGACGTGACCACCGTACTGAAATCGGTGGTGAAGGAGCACGGCATCACGCCGGGCCGTCCGGCGGCCGGCAAGACCGGCACCCAGCAGTACCTCGACACGCTGGACAACCAGGACGCCTGGATGGCCGGGTACACGCCCGAGCTGGCCAGCGTGGTGTGGATCGGCAGGGCCAAGCCCGGGCCGCTGCGCGACGCGAGGAACAAGCGGATCGAGGGCGACACCATGCCGTCCTACATCTGGCGGGACTTCACCCGCTCGGCCCTGGCGGGGACGCCGGCCACCCCGCTGCCCGAGCCCGCGCACGTCGGGCGTACCGACGCCGGCGACTTCGGCAAGAGCGGGCACGACGTCAAGAACCCGGACTCGGTCACCGAGCTGCACGCGGCCGCGGCCGGTTACCAGCCGGTGGTGCACACCGAGCACGGCGGCAAGCGGCTCGCGCTGACCTTCGACGACGGGCCGTCCGCGGACACCCCGGCGGTGCTGGACCTGCTCGCGCAATACCACGTCAAGGCCACGTTCTGCGTGGTCGGCGAGAACGTGACGTGGTACCCGCAGCTGGTGCGCCGGATCGTCGCCGAGGGGCATCGGCTGTGCAACCACTCGATGCACCACGACGACCTGGGCATCGTCTCCGAGGCGACGAGCCGCGCGGACATCGCTGAGGCGGACGCGGCGATCGCGGAGGCGGCGCCGGGGGCGACGGTGACGTACTACCGCGCGCCGTACGGGGACTTCGGGCCGTCGGCGAAGGCGGGCGGGAAGGCGGGGCACACCCCGCTCGGCTGGGTCGTCGACCCGGACGACTGGCTGCTGCCGGGTGCGGGGGTGATCGCGTCGCGGATCAAGCAGCAGCTCACGCCGCGGGCGGTGGTGCTGGTGCACGACGGGGGTGGTGATCGGAAGCAGACGGTGGAGGCGCTGCGCACGTTGATCCCCCAGTTGCTGGGGGAGGGCTGGAAGTTTGACCAGCCGGAGACGACGGTGGCCGCGAAGCCGTTGCCGGGGGCCTCCACTCCGGCGGCGTCTGCCTCGCCGTCCGCGTCAGCCTCGCCGTCCGGGTCACCGTCGGTGTCCGCGTCCGCCTCACCATCCGTAGCTCCGTCGGCTTCGGCGTCATCCTCCCCGGCGCCGTCGGGGTCGGTTTCGGCGTCCGTCGGCTCCCGGGGAGTGGGGCGCCTTCGCGGGCTCCGTGACGTCGATTCTCGTCTCACTCTCAGTCGTCGCGGCGGTACGGGATCGTCCCAACGTAGATTTCCCGGCGCTGACGCCCTACAGTGTGCGAACCGATCGATCGAGGAGGGGCCGTGGCCGAACTGCCACCCGAGCAACGACATCCGTCGGAACCGCCGCCACCAGCAGCACCCGAGACGGCGCCGCAACTGCTGGTCATGCCGCCGACCACCGCGATCCCGTCGATGGTCTGGCCGGGGTCGGACGGGGAGCCGGCCTGGGCGATCCCGGTGCAGATCCCCGCGGGCACCCGCGGTTACGCACTGTTCGTGCCGATGGTCTCGGTGGAGGCGGCATCGGCCGTGGCCGCAACCGCGGCGCCCGCCGGGAGTCCTGCGCCCGCCGCGACCTCAGCACCTGCTGGGACCGGAGTGCCTGCCGGGAGCGCGGCGCAGGCCGGGAGCGCGGCGCAGGCCGCGACCGTGCCCCCCGCCGCGACCGTGGCGCCCGCTGCGGCCGTGA
- a CDS encoding DUF4153 domain-containing protein, with translation MLAGALGIACFVPLDRTGIGWFLGWLVLTVGVIAAVRRSADLPDTERWIRSGWAVAALALMAVPAFRNAWWLVTFSVLGALGCSALAIVGGRQIRSISFSLIAVPYAAFKGLPWVRRHVQASRNPGMARRIGFSIGLTALVLIVFGALLSSADVVFSKSLSHFVPEVNVGSVFRWVILAVLGGLIAVAGIYTLSAPPATSSLDTPGRGRFGLVEWAPAASALVLLFAGFVAVQFTVLFGGRRHVVETAGLSYSQYARSGFWQLVAVTLLSLAVLAALGRWARRDQTLEVVLLRVLLGLICGLSVVIVASALSRMWEYQRVYSFTGERIFVMSFEILLGTVFVLIALAGIRWRGRWIPRATVVLAVLMLLGLAGLDPEGYAASRNAARYTGSGKIDAWYLRALSADATPALTQLPDPVRRCTLSWIADDLKEPDPWYAWNLGRQRAREALKKLPPGAVGNHADCRRADQFDLPKKRR, from the coding sequence GTGCTGGCCGGCGCCCTCGGCATCGCCTGTTTCGTCCCGCTCGACCGGACCGGCATCGGTTGGTTCCTCGGCTGGCTGGTCCTCACGGTGGGCGTGATCGCCGCCGTCCGCCGCTCCGCCGACCTGCCGGACACCGAGCGCTGGATCCGCTCCGGCTGGGCGGTCGCCGCGCTCGCCCTGATGGCCGTCCCCGCCTTCCGCAACGCGTGGTGGCTGGTCACGTTCAGCGTGCTCGGCGCCCTCGGCTGCTCGGCACTCGCCATCGTGGGCGGCCGGCAGATCCGGTCGATCTCGTTCAGCCTGATCGCCGTACCGTATGCGGCTTTCAAGGGTCTGCCCTGGGTGCGCCGTCACGTGCAAGCGAGCCGCAACCCGGGCATGGCCCGGCGGATCGGTTTCTCGATCGGCCTCACCGCCCTGGTCCTGATCGTTTTCGGCGCGCTGCTGTCCTCGGCCGACGTGGTCTTCTCGAAGTCCCTCAGCCATTTCGTGCCCGAGGTCAACGTCGGCTCGGTGTTCCGCTGGGTCATCCTGGCCGTGCTCGGCGGCCTGATCGCGGTGGCCGGCATCTACACCCTGTCGGCGCCGCCGGCCACGTCCAGCCTGGACACCCCGGGCCGCGGCCGGTTCGGCCTGGTCGAGTGGGCGCCGGCCGCCTCCGCGCTGGTGCTGCTCTTCGCCGGGTTCGTGGCGGTGCAGTTCACCGTGCTGTTCGGCGGCCGCCGGCACGTGGTGGAGACGGCCGGGCTCAGCTACTCGCAGTACGCCCGGAGCGGTTTCTGGCAACTGGTCGCCGTGACCCTGCTGTCCCTGGCCGTGCTCGCGGCCCTGGGCCGCTGGGCACGCCGTGATCAGACGCTCGAGGTGGTCCTGCTGCGCGTCCTGCTCGGCCTGATCTGCGGGCTGAGCGTCGTCATCGTGGCGTCCGCGCTCTCCCGCATGTGGGAGTACCAGCGGGTGTACAGCTTCACCGGCGAGCGCATCTTCGTGATGTCCTTCGAGATCCTGCTCGGCACGGTCTTCGTGCTGATCGCGCTGGCCGGCATCCGCTGGCGCGGCCGCTGGATCCCGCGGGCCACCGTCGTCCTCGCCGTGCTGATGCTGCTCGGCCTCGCCGGCCTCGACCCGGAGGGATACGCGGCCAGCCGCAACGCCGCCCGGTACACCGGATCCGGCAAGATCGACGCTTGGTATCTGCGGGCGCTCTCCGCGGACGCGACCCCGGCGCTGACCCAGCTGCCCGACCCGGTCCGCCGGTGCACGCTGAGCTGGATCGCCGACGATCTCAAGGAGCCCGACCCCTGGTACGCCTGGAACCTCGGCCGGCAGCGAGCCCGCGAGGCCCTCAAGAAACTCCCACCGGGCGCCGTCGGCAACCACGCCGACTGCCGCCGCGCTGATCAGTTCGATCTGCCCAAGAAACGTCGCTGA